From Desulfofalx alkaliphila DSM 12257, one genomic window encodes:
- a CDS encoding helix-turn-helix transcriptional regulator yields the protein MYKNLRAEMARNNVTIRDIASALGVRYATISDKLNGKFRFYYDEALKIRNIFFPDCKLEYLFEREQDTAC from the coding sequence GTGTATAAAAACCTTCGTGCAGAAATGGCCAGAAATAACGTAACAATTAGAGATATAGCTAGTGCTTTAGGTGTTAGATACGCAACGATAAGCGACAAATTAAATGGTAAATTCCGGTTTTATTATGATGAGGCGCTCAAAATCAGAAATATTTTCTTTCCCGATTGCAAGCTTGAATACTTATTTGAACGAGAACAGGATACTGCCTGTTAA